A portion of the Corynebacterium jeikeium genome contains these proteins:
- a CDS encoding DNA-binding protein, whose protein sequence is MYSVFARYRGRSTRRADHVQASAQALSGLEGVGTVEVAGIEELRAAPENAVGVTTLVLALLAAGDWAIGIGVCPQDDIEQAHLASSSVVGKGGRAGTVKTRIRTNDPRGKDYSEDIGAAFTLLHHVISRRSPEGREATGLVRAGYSQVEAAEELGVSKQAVNQRLAAAGWQAELAGWNLAVHLLQRADEL, encoded by the coding sequence ATGTACTCAGTCTTTGCCAGGTATCGCGGTCGATCTACTCGCAGGGCAGATCACGTTCAGGCCTCTGCGCAGGCACTTTCCGGCCTGGAAGGCGTAGGAACTGTTGAGGTTGCAGGTATCGAAGAGCTTCGCGCAGCTCCTGAAAATGCTGTGGGAGTCACCACGCTTGTGCTGGCGCTATTGGCCGCAGGTGACTGGGCGATAGGTATCGGTGTTTGTCCTCAGGACGACATTGAGCAAGCGCATCTGGCATCGAGCTCAGTCGTCGGTAAGGGAGGCAGAGCCGGTACGGTAAAAACCCGCATTCGGACTAACGATCCGCGTGGTAAGGACTACTCGGAGGATATTGGTGCAGCATTCACATTGCTGCACCACGTTATCTCTCGCAGGTCCCCCGAAGGGCGCGAGGCAACTGGTTTGGTTCGCGCTGGTTATTCACAGGTAGAGGCCGCGGAAGAATTGGGAGTTTCTAAGCAGGCCGTCAATCAGCGCCTCGCAGCAGCTGGCTGGCAGGCGGAGCTGGCCGGATGGAACCTGGCCGTCCACCTGCTTCAGCGAGCTGATGAGTTATAA
- a CDS encoding TVP38/TMEM64 family protein — MNVSDVRITPTLKKVLLVLAVGVGVVVTLYVDVPTVATIRQWSIDAGDWFPLLYFLAYVALTQFPIPRTVFTLASGILFGPVLGFLLAITATTVSALLSLCIVRFLGRDWFRTHLTNRRLLSLDHRLEQRGWLTVLSLRMIAGVPFSFLNYACGLSSIRIVPYIIATALGSAPNTLAVVLLGDALLVGFDVRFAVATGILLVLGLLGLLADAKFPVVTGSSKR, encoded by the coding sequence GTGAACGTATCCGATGTGCGAATTACCCCTACACTCAAAAAGGTTCTACTGGTGCTAGCCGTAGGTGTGGGGGTCGTCGTCACGCTGTACGTCGATGTTCCCACGGTCGCTACCATCCGGCAGTGGTCCATCGATGCCGGTGACTGGTTCCCGCTCCTCTACTTCCTCGCATACGTTGCACTGACTCAGTTCCCAATCCCCCGCACCGTATTCACTTTGGCTTCCGGAATCCTCTTCGGGCCAGTGCTCGGTTTCCTGCTGGCAATTACTGCGACGACGGTTTCTGCCCTTCTCTCCCTATGCATTGTGCGGTTTTTGGGGCGCGATTGGTTTCGCACGCACCTGACCAACCGCCGTCTTCTCAGTCTCGACCATCGGTTGGAGCAACGCGGCTGGCTCACAGTGCTCAGCTTGCGCATGATTGCTGGCGTGCCATTTTCGTTTCTCAACTACGCCTGTGGGCTGTCGTCGATACGCATCGTGCCGTATATCATCGCCACTGCCCTAGGTTCGGCGCCGAACACACTCGCCGTCGTTCTGCTTGGCGACGCGCTGTTGGTCGGCTTCGACGTGCGCTTTGCGGTGGCCACGGGAATTCTGCTCGTGCTTGGTTTGCTGGGACTTCTTGCGGACGCCAAGTTCCCTGTCGTAACCGGTTCTTCGAAACGTTAA
- a CDS encoding methylmalonyl-CoA mutase: MTDRTTPESPSTLPPNFEELQNSWYQGVAKVFARVHKQDVADVPLDIWKRLIQTTYDGVDVRPLYTRADELAESPAPGQFPFVRGAKVTSDNTNGWGVRETFGRQYPGEDALDPKAVNETLLTALENGTTDIRLDFTGSLEAADVPALLNNVYVDLAPIAVHAGKKTAQVAEALTSYIEQANPTNPDAVAVELSAAPLTSAFAGIDDVSLDEATQLAVKAAKQPGDVRALLVDGVVFSNLGANNIQEIGYSLAVGVAYLRALTDAGLSAEEALGQIAFRFAATDDQFDTIAKFRAARVLWARVAEVIGAPEAGRAPMHAVTAPVMFSQRDPWVNMLRVTVASFAAGVGGASSVEVLPFDYAVVGGMPNVSKTFKARIARNTNLLLLEESHLGYVADPAGGSYFVEDLTEEMADKAWEIFTATEAGGGFASAEADIRAALDATWEKRRADIAHRRTKVTAINEFPNLAEAPLAPEARPEGDPIRRWASDFEALRNRSDDFLAEKGNRPLIAMLPLGPLAKHNIRTGFTSNLLASGGIAVANPGQVVPGEAGFEEAVKASPIVVLCAADSEYETSGQDAVKAARAAGAKEVLVAGSEKSFANAAEDARPDGYLNMTIDAVAELSRLLNELGA; encoded by the coding sequence GTGACTGACCGAACGACCCCCGAATCACCTTCCACGCTGCCACCAAACTTCGAGGAATTGCAGAATTCCTGGTATCAGGGCGTGGCCAAGGTATTCGCGCGGGTGCACAAGCAAGACGTTGCAGATGTACCGCTCGATATTTGGAAACGACTGATTCAGACCACCTATGACGGTGTCGATGTTCGCCCGCTCTACACCCGCGCGGACGAGCTCGCGGAAAGCCCAGCTCCGGGCCAGTTCCCATTCGTCCGTGGCGCAAAGGTCACTTCGGACAACACCAACGGTTGGGGCGTTCGGGAAACCTTCGGTCGCCAGTACCCAGGTGAGGATGCACTTGACCCAAAGGCCGTCAACGAGACTCTGCTGACTGCCCTGGAAAACGGCACCACGGACATCCGCCTGGACTTCACCGGCTCCCTCGAAGCCGCTGATGTGCCGGCTCTGCTCAACAACGTCTACGTCGACCTTGCTCCGATTGCCGTGCATGCCGGTAAGAAGACTGCGCAGGTTGCGGAAGCACTGACGTCCTACATCGAGCAGGCAAACCCGACTAATCCGGACGCCGTCGCAGTCGAGCTTTCCGCGGCTCCGCTGACCTCCGCTTTTGCCGGTATTGACGATGTTTCTCTCGACGAGGCCACGCAGCTGGCCGTCAAGGCGGCTAAGCAGCCGGGCGACGTCCGTGCCCTGCTTGTCGACGGCGTTGTTTTCTCCAACCTGGGTGCAAACAACATCCAGGAGATTGGCTACAGTCTCGCCGTTGGTGTCGCCTACTTGCGTGCGCTGACCGACGCGGGCTTGAGCGCTGAAGAAGCCCTCGGCCAGATCGCTTTCCGCTTTGCCGCTACCGACGACCAGTTCGACACCATTGCGAAGTTCCGCGCCGCTCGCGTTCTCTGGGCCCGCGTTGCTGAGGTTATCGGCGCCCCTGAAGCTGGCCGCGCTCCGATGCACGCCGTGACAGCCCCGGTCATGTTCAGCCAGCGCGATCCGTGGGTCAACATGCTGCGTGTGACTGTCGCCTCCTTCGCCGCAGGTGTCGGCGGTGCCTCCTCAGTTGAGGTTCTGCCGTTTGATTACGCAGTTGTCGGCGGCATGCCGAACGTCTCCAAGACTTTCAAGGCTCGCATCGCTCGCAACACCAACCTGTTGCTGCTGGAAGAGTCTCACCTTGGTTACGTCGCCGACCCAGCAGGTGGCTCCTACTTCGTCGAAGACCTGACCGAAGAAATGGCCGACAAGGCATGGGAGATTTTTACCGCCACTGAGGCCGGCGGCGGTTTCGCCTCCGCGGAGGCCGATATTCGCGCCGCCCTGGACGCTACCTGGGAAAAGCGCCGCGCCGACATCGCACACCGCCGCACCAAGGTCACCGCTATCAACGAGTTCCCGAACCTGGCTGAAGCCCCACTGGCTCCTGAGGCCCGCCCGGAGGGCGACCCGATTCGCCGTTGGGCCAGCGACTTCGAGGCGCTGCGCAACCGCTCCGATGACTTCCTGGCTGAAAAGGGCAACCGTCCGCTGATTGCCATGCTGCCGCTGGGTCCGCTGGCCAAGCACAACATCCGCACTGGTTTTACCTCCAACCTGCTGGCTTCCGGCGGTATCGCCGTCGCCAACCCCGGCCAGGTTGTGCCGGGCGAGGCCGGTTTCGAAGAGGCAGTGAAGGCCTCTCCGATTGTCGTGCTGTGCGCAGCCGACAGCGAGTACGAGACCTCGGGCCAGGACGCTGTCAAGGCCGCCCGCGCCGCCGGCGCTAAGGAGGTCTTGGTGGCCGGCTCCGAGAAGAGCTTCGCTAATGCCGCTGAGGACGCTCGTCCCGACGGATACCTGAACATGACCATCGATGCTGTCGCGGAGCTGTCCCGACTGCTGAACGAACTGGGAGCGTGA